In Camelus dromedarius isolate mCamDro1 chromosome 24, mCamDro1.pat, whole genome shotgun sequence, one genomic interval encodes:
- the CCZ1 gene encoding vacuolar fusion protein CCZ1 homolog, with the protein MAAAAAGAGAGAGAGAAQEKQFPPALLSFFIYNPSFGPREGEEENKILFYYPNEVEKNEKIRNVGLCEAIVQFTRTFSPSKPAKSLHTQKNRQFFNEPEENFWMVMVVRNPIIEKQSKDGKPVVEYQEEELLDKVYSSVLQQCYSMYKLFNGTFLRAMEDGGLKLLKERLEKFFHRYLQTLHLQSCDLLDIFGGISFFPLDKMTYLKIQSFINRVEESLSIVKYTAFLYNDQLIWSGLEQDDMRILYKYLTTSLFPRHIEPELAGRDSPIRAEMPGNLQHYGRFLTGPLNLNDPEAKCRFPKIFVNTDDTYEALHLIVYKAMSAAVCFMIEASVQPTLDFCRRLDSIVGPQLTVLASDICEQFNINKRISGSEKEPQFKFIYFNHMNLAEKSTIHMRKTPSVSLTSVHPDLMKILGDINSDFTRVDEDEEIIVKAMSDYWVVGKKSDQRELYVILNQKNANLIEVNEEVKKLCATQFNNIFFLD; encoded by the exons gaggaaaacaaaattttgttttattatccaaatGAAGtagagaagaatgaaaaaattagaaatgtcgGATTATGTGAAGCTATTGTACAGTTTACAAG GACCTTTAGTCCATCAAAACCTGCAAAATCTTTACATACACAGAAGAATAGACAGTTCTTCAATGAACCAGAAGAAAATTTCTGGATGGTCATG GTTGTTCGGAACCCTATCATTGAAAAGCAAAGTAAAGATGGAAAACCAGTCGTTGAATACCAAGAGGAGGAGCTACtg GACAAGGTTTATAGCTCCGTGCTCCAGCAGTGCTACAGCATGTACAAG CTTTTTAATGGTACATTTCTGAGAGCCATGGAAGACGGGGGTCTCAAGCtcctaaaagaaagattagaGAAATTCTTCCATCGG TATTTGCAAACGTTGCATTTGCAGTCATGCGATCTACTTGACATTTTTGGTGGAATCAGCTTCTTCCCATTGGATAAAATGACGTATTTGAAAATCCAGTCCTTTATTAATAGAGTGGAAGAAAGCCTGAGTATAGTCAAGTACACCGCCTTTCTCTATAATGACCAGCTCATCTG GAGTGGATTAGAACAAGATGACATGAGAATTTTATACAAATACCTCACCACATCTCTATTTCCAAGGCATATCGAACCTGAG TTGGCAGGAAGGGATTCTCCAATAAGGGCAGAAATGCCAGGAAATCTTCAACACTACGGAAG ATTTCTTACCGGACCCTTGAACCTTAATGATCCTGAAGCAAAATGCAGATTCCCcaaaatttttgtaaatacagATGACACCTATGAAGCGCTGCATTTAATTGTTTATAAG GCCATGAGTGCAGCTGTGTGCTTCATGATCGAGG CCTCCGTACAGCCGACGTTGGATTTTTGTCGAAGGCTGGACAGCATCGTCGGGCCCCAGCTCACAGTGCTGGCATCTGACATTTGTGAGCAATTTAACATCAACAAGAGGATATCTGG GTCTGAGAAGGAACCCCAGTTTAAGTTTATCTACTTCAACCACATGAATTTAGCAGAAAAAAGTACAATTCACATGAGGAAAACACCCAGTGTGTCACTAACATCTGTCCACCCGGACTTAATGAAGATTCTAGGTGACATCAACAGTGACTTCACCAG AGTGGATGAGGACGAAGAAATCATCGTGAAAGCCATGAGTGATTACTGGGTCGTTGGGAAGAAGTCTGACCAGCGGGagctgtatgtcattttgaatcAAAAAAATGCAAACCTGATTGAAGTAAATG AAGAGGTCAAGAAACTTTGTGCGACGCAGTTCAATAACATCTTCTTCCTGGATTGA